In Burkholderia sp. GAS332, one DNA window encodes the following:
- a CDS encoding aromatic amino acid:proton symporter, AAT family — MNSAQQQDGLKRGLKNRHIQLIALGGAIGTGLFLGSASVLKAAGPSMILGYAIGGIIAFMIMRQLGEMVAQEPVAGSFSHFAYKYWGDFPGFLSGWNYWVLYVLVSMAELTAVGTYVHYWWPGVPTWVSALVCFAVINAINLANVKAYGETEFWFAIIKVVAVIGMILFGGYLLISGHGGPQASITNLWADGGFFPHGFHGLFMMLAVIMFSFGGLELIGITAAEAADPQKSIPKAVNQVIYRILIFYICSLAVLLSLYPWNQVAAGGSPFVMIFSQIGSTLTANILNVVVLTAALSVYNSGVYANSRMLYGLAEQGNAPRALMKVDRRGVPYMAIGLSALATFTCVIINYLIPAEALGLLMALVVAALVLNWALISLTHLKSRKAMVAAGETLVFKSFWFPVSNWICLAFMALILVILVMTPGLSVSVWLVPAWLVVMWAGYVFKRRRAAMHGGARVAGQ, encoded by the coding sequence TTGAATAGTGCACAGCAGCAAGACGGCCTGAAGCGCGGGCTTAAGAATCGCCACATCCAGCTGATCGCGCTGGGCGGGGCGATCGGCACCGGCTTGTTTCTCGGCTCCGCCAGCGTGTTGAAGGCAGCCGGCCCGTCGATGATTCTCGGCTACGCGATCGGCGGCATCATCGCCTTCATGATCATGCGGCAGCTTGGTGAAATGGTGGCGCAGGAGCCGGTTGCCGGTTCGTTCAGCCACTTCGCGTACAAATATTGGGGCGACTTTCCCGGCTTCCTGTCCGGCTGGAACTACTGGGTGCTGTACGTACTCGTGAGTATGGCCGAGTTGACCGCAGTCGGCACCTACGTGCATTACTGGTGGCCAGGGGTGCCCACGTGGGTCTCGGCGCTGGTGTGCTTCGCCGTCATCAACGCGATCAATCTCGCCAACGTCAAAGCGTACGGCGAAACCGAATTCTGGTTTGCGATCATCAAGGTCGTGGCGGTGATCGGCATGATCCTGTTCGGCGGCTACCTGCTGATCAGCGGTCACGGTGGCCCGCAAGCCTCGATCACCAATCTCTGGGCCGACGGCGGCTTTTTCCCGCACGGTTTTCACGGCCTGTTCATGATGCTCGCGGTCATCATGTTTTCGTTCGGCGGCCTCGAGTTGATCGGCATTACGGCCGCTGAAGCGGCTGACCCGCAGAAGAGCATTCCGAAGGCCGTGAATCAGGTGATCTACCGGATTCTGATTTTCTACATCTGCTCGCTGGCGGTGCTGCTCTCGTTGTATCCGTGGAATCAGGTGGCGGCCGGCGGCAGCCCGTTCGTGATGATCTTCTCGCAGATCGGCTCGACGCTGACCGCGAACATCCTCAACGTGGTGGTGCTGACGGCGGCGCTGTCGGTGTACAACAGCGGCGTGTATGCGAATAGCCGCATGCTCTACGGCCTCGCGGAACAGGGCAATGCACCGCGCGCGCTGATGAAGGTCGACCGCCGTGGCGTGCCGTATATGGCGATTGGTTTGTCGGCGCTCGCCACGTTCACCTGCGTCATCATCAACTATCTGATTCCGGCCGAAGCGCTTGGTTTGCTGATGGCGCTGGTGGTGGCCGCGCTGGTGTTGAACTGGGCGTTGATCAGCCTCACGCATCTGAAGTCGCGCAAGGCGATGGTGGCGGCAGGCGAGACGCTCGTGTTCAAGTCGTTCTGGTTCCCGGTCAGCAACTGGATCTGCCTCGCTTTTATGGCGCTGATCCTCGTGATTCTGGTGATGACGCCGGGCCTGTCGGTCTCGGTGTGGCTCGTGCCTGCATGGCTGGTCGTGATGTGGGCCGGCTACGTGTTCAAGCGCCGGCGCGCAGCGATGCATGGCGGCGCGCGAGTGGCAGGGCAGTAA